A genomic window from Tolypothrix sp. PCC 7910 includes:
- a CDS encoding ubiquinol-cytochrome c reductase iron-sulfur subunit produces the protein MKRRDFINWVGLGWLASSLPIAIAACSSEKTTTSTTATLPPTTGNGVKVGTVAELDKTGQLLLKESPVGPVLVVGKSQSGNLIAVNPTCTHKGCTVTWKETAKQFVCPCHDSEFGADGKVIEGPADKPLKTYTAKIEGDSVVVQPT, from the coding sequence ATGAAACGTCGTGATTTTATTAATTGGGTGGGTTTAGGTTGGCTAGCTAGTTCTTTACCTATTGCGATCGCAGCTTGTAGTTCTGAAAAAACAACGACATCTACAACTGCAACCCTACCTCCCACAACTGGGAATGGGGTAAAAGTGGGTACTGTTGCAGAATTAGATAAAACTGGTCAGTTACTTTTGAAGGAATCGCCAGTTGGGCCTGTATTAGTAGTTGGTAAATCTCAATCTGGAAATCTAATTGCTGTTAACCCTACCTGTACTCATAAAGGTTGCACAGTCACCTGGAAGGAAACCGCCAAACAATTTGTCTGTCCTTGTCATGACTCGGAATTTGGGGCTGATGGCAAAGTGATAGAAGGCCCTGCTGATAAACCTCTCAAAACTTATACAGCAAAAATAGAAGGCGATTCTGTTGTTGTTCAGCCAACCTGA
- a CDS encoding ShlB/FhaC/HecB family hemolysin secretion/activation protein, producing the protein MYFIFHRFWLSVVFAGLALFTSLSAIAQTAPVQVPPQPNPNLDRFPQSPPTPQPLPPNEQQPTLPNPPPTTPTPADPSANISIRKIEVIGSTVFSPEEIAAITKPLEGRSVTLAELQGAVDQISELYLNRGYITSRAILTEQTIANGVVQIQVIEGGVEKIEVLGTEKVNSSYVRSRLQLGTVSPLSKDKLEDQLRLLKVDPLFSNVEAYLKQGTELGQSILTVRVEETPVFYGSVGIDNYSPPSVGSERVGGFISNRNLTGNGDEITASYYRSTTGGSNAFDFRYRLPVNAMNGNIQLRVAPSSSKITDPQFADFGIRSDTNLYEISYRQPLIRNPREEFALSLGFAWQDGQTFLFNDTPTPFGIGPDAEGNSRTRVLKFGQDYLKRDLQGAWALRSQFNIGLNILDSTTNPDPIPDGQFFSWLTQVQRVQRLSKDNLLIAQLDLQLTPDSLLPSQQFVIGGGQSLRGYRQNARSGDNGFRASLEDRIVLDYNNSGQPTMQLAPFIDVGAVWNKSDNPNKLTNQTFLAGLGLGLIWEPIPHLSGRLDYALPLVDLSDRGSNAQDHGFYFSFGYNF; encoded by the coding sequence ATGTATTTTATATTTCATCGGTTTTGGTTATCAGTCGTTTTTGCTGGCTTGGCATTATTTACGAGTTTATCTGCGATCGCGCAAACAGCCCCGGTGCAAGTACCTCCTCAACCGAACCCAAATCTTGATCGCTTTCCCCAATCCCCGCCTACGCCTCAACCTTTACCCCCAAATGAACAGCAGCCGACTCTACCTAACCCGCCACCCACAACACCCACACCAGCAGATCCATCTGCCAATATTTCGATTCGCAAAATAGAAGTTATCGGTAGCACTGTCTTCAGCCCCGAAGAAATTGCTGCTATTACTAAACCCTTAGAAGGTCGTTCTGTGACATTAGCAGAACTCCAGGGGGCTGTAGATCAGATTTCTGAACTGTATCTCAACCGGGGATATATTACCTCCAGGGCGATTCTCACCGAGCAGACAATTGCTAACGGGGTTGTACAAATTCAGGTAATTGAAGGTGGGGTAGAAAAAATCGAAGTGCTAGGAACTGAAAAAGTCAATTCTAGCTATGTTCGCAGTCGGCTACAACTAGGTACTGTTTCTCCTCTCAGCAAAGATAAGTTAGAAGACCAATTACGCTTACTCAAAGTCGATCCGCTATTTAGCAACGTAGAAGCCTATTTAAAACAGGGAACCGAATTAGGGCAAAGTATTTTAACAGTGCGTGTTGAAGAGACACCTGTTTTTTATGGTTCTGTTGGTATAGATAATTACTCTCCCCCCAGCGTTGGCTCTGAGCGTGTTGGTGGGTTTATTAGTAACCGCAATCTGACAGGCAATGGTGATGAAATTACCGCTTCCTACTATCGCTCAACCACAGGCGGTTCCAATGCCTTTGATTTTAGATATCGCCTACCTGTAAATGCCATGAATGGTAACATTCAACTGCGGGTTGCACCAAGTAGCAGTAAAATTACTGACCCACAGTTTGCAGATTTTGGCATTCGCAGCGATACCAACTTATATGAAATCAGTTACCGCCAACCATTAATTCGCAATCCCCGTGAGGAATTTGCTTTATCTTTAGGCTTTGCTTGGCAAGATGGTCAAACATTCTTATTTAACGACACACCGACACCCTTTGGAATTGGCCCCGATGCAGAAGGAAACAGCCGCACAAGAGTATTGAAGTTTGGGCAAGATTATCTCAAACGAGATTTACAAGGAGCCTGGGCACTGCGATCGCAATTTAATATCGGCTTAAATATCTTAGATAGTACTACCAACCCCGACCCCATCCCAGATGGGCAGTTTTTCAGTTGGCTTACCCAAGTACAACGTGTACAGCGATTATCTAAAGACAACTTGCTAATTGCTCAATTAGACTTGCAACTTACCCCCGATAGCTTGCTACCCTCGCAACAGTTCGTTATTGGTGGTGGACAATCGCTGCGGGGTTACCGACAAAATGCCCGTTCTGGCGACAATGGATTTCGCGCATCACTAGAAGACCGGATTGTACTGGACTATAACAACTCAGGGCAGCCTACCATGCAATTAGCACCATTTATCGATGTAGGTGCTGTGTGGAACAAGTCAGATAATCCCAACAAGCTAACTAATCAAACCTTTTTAGCAGGTTTAGGCTTAGGGCTAATTTGGGAACCCATTCCCCACTTATCCGGTCGCTTGGACTACGCACTTCCCCTAGTTGATTTAAGCGATCGCGGTAGTAATGCCCAAGATCATGGATTTTATTTTAGTTTTGGATACAACTTTTAA